From the Haemophilus parainfluenzae genome, the window TTTGGTGCTTTGAGCAATAACTCATTTTCTCGAATGACTTCGAATTGCGTTTTACTTTCTCCACTTCCTGGAATAATTTCGAAATAATCACCACGAAAGAATTTCTGTGGATTAGCAATATCGCCCAAATCTAACTTGCGACTTTTCAACACAATATGTGTATTAGTTTTTAAGAGATTAGCCTGGCTTGGCTCAATTAATAATGTCCCTTGTAAAATATCTTCATTGTTTTCGACGGTTCTTAAAGAAGAAAGCAAACCAACTTGCTCATCACCATAATAAACTGAAGTTTGCCCTGCTTGTAAGCCTGCTGAAACAGGTAGAGTCACTTCAACTTCAATCCCGCGTTTAGCTGCTTGTAAATTAGAATAAAGGATATAATTGCTGTTAGTCACCGCTTGAGGGCTATCTGATGGCGAGTCGAATGATACGGCACCTTGCACCACCGCATTTAAACTTTCCACCGACACATTCATACCGGATGAATTAATATTGGCGTTAATACCGCTAATATTCCAGAAACGTGAATCTTTCTTCACAAAATGCGCAAAGGCCTTATCAATTACGACATCAATTTCAACTTTATTGTCTTTATTGAATCGATAATCATAAATTTTCCCGACTGGCATTTTTTTGAAATACACAGAAGCACCGATCGAAATTGAACCTAAATCATCTGAAATTAAATGAATTAACAAATCCCCTGGATTGACTTGCGCAATAGGACCTTGCTCTTCCGCAATAAATTCATCTTCAGAGTCACCATCACCTGGCTGGAGCGTAATATAATTTCCTGAAACCAAAGAGTCTAAGCCTGAAATCCCCGCAAGAGACACACTCGGCTGAACAAGCCAGAACTTGGTGTTCTCTTTTAACACTTCTGTTGCTTCAGAATAAATATTTGCCTCAACTTTCACTTTTTGCATATTGTCGGTAAAGTTCACTTTCTTCACGACACCAATTTGCAACCCTTGATAGCGAATAGGGGTTTTATCTGCAACGAGTCCTGCACCATTAGAGAATGTTATCGTAATGGTCTTTCCTCGTTCTTGTACAATTTGGAAAAATAAAATGGCACCAATACATAATGCAATAAAAGGCAATAACCAAAACGGTGAGATGCGTTTATTCTTACGTAATAACGCTGCCACATTATTAGATTGCTCATCAATAGATTGAGATTCTAGTTTATTGTTTTCTGTCATAAATTTTCCAAATTAATCGACTATCAAACTGAGAAGTTGAAATCATAGTTAAAAACACTGCTGCACCGAAATAAAATGCCGCAGGGCCTACAGTAAAATTAATAATCTGTCCGCGTGTTACTAGAGACATCATCAAGGCTAGCACAAAAAGATCCAGCATTGACCAACGTCCTACAAAGTGAACGATATGTAATAGCCGCATTTGCCATTTAATTGAATGTCGCCATTTAAAATGCACGCTGGCCAATAAATACAACATAATGAGGATTTTGCTGACTGGCACAAAAATACTGGCGAAGAATACCACGAAAGCCACAAAATAGCTGCCCATGCTTATAAATGAGATCACCCCCGACATCAAGGTGTCTTGTGACAAATTTCCTGTTAAATAAACGCCGGATATTGGCAGTAAATTTGCGGGGAAAAGCATAATAATCCCGGCCACTAATGTCGCCCAAACACGTTGTAATTTTACACTCTCTGGTATTTCAATAAGCGACGCACAACGTGGGCAAATGGCTCGATGACGGTGATCGTATTGTTGATCTTCTTTTAAAAAAGTGTAATCGCAAGCGGTACAAAGCTCTAACGGTTTATCACTTTTGGTAACCGGTTTCTGATCGGGATAAAAATCATGCCATAAATCATCTAAATTAATTTTAATGAATAATAAAGTGGTTAAAAGTGCAGTAAAAACAAAAGCAATTAAATACACATCCACTTCTAATGTGGCATATTCGCGCACTTTAAACATGGTGACAGCCAGTGCAACTAAATAGACGTCGAACATCACCCAAGGCTTAATATAACCCACAAATAATAAGACATTACGAGGCTTAATTTTGAGTAATTTAGAAATCTGCAACATAATGACTAAAATTGCAAAAGAGACAGGCATTAAAACAGCACAGATGAAAATCATAAATGCAGTATAGGAATATCCCTCTACTGCCATTTTCCAAATCCCTTTCCAAACAGAAGCATCAATTTTGGTACCTAGTAAATCTAAGCTCAATAAAGGATAGCCTAAAGCAAATGGCATTAAAATTAAGATAGAAAGGGCGATTAATGAACAACGTTTAAGTGACCAACGACTTCCCGATTGCAATTTATGATGGCAACGCGGACATTGTGCGTATTCCCCTTCTTGAGGACGACAAACAAACACCGTTGCATCGCATCCTATGCAACGCACTAGTTTATAAGTAGCATGAGTAAAATCAGGTGTTTTTGTCATTGTTTCATCAAAAATTTAAAAAGTGAACTATTTTAGCCTTAATTAAGGGGATTTGTGAAGTTATACATCTGTACTAGAAACGGAATTATTCCGCCCAACCATTGTCAATCCTTATAAAAGTGCGGTAAACTGTGCAAGTTTTTATTTTTATCCTAGGAAAACGCAGAAATGACAGATTCTCAAGTTGAAGCCCAAGCTGAAAATAATGCTGAAGGCGTTCAAAAATTAACTGATACAAAAGCGATTATTGCATATCTTGTGGAAAAATTCCCGCTTTGCTTTATTGCAGAAGGTGAAGCAAAACCATTAAAAATTGGTCTTTTCCAAGATCTTGCTGAAGCATTAAAAGATGATGAACGTGTCAGTAAAACTCAATTACGTCAGGCTTTACGTCAATACACTTCTAACTGGCGCTATTTACACGGCTGCCGTGAAGGTGCTGAACGTGTGGATTTATACGGCAACCCTGCTGGTGTATTAGACGCTGAACACGTTTCTCATGCGGCGCAACAATTAGCAGAAGCAAAAGCTAAATTTGCAGAAAAACGTAAAGCAGAATTAGCAGCGAAAAAAGCACAACAAAAACGACCTGCTCGTAAACCGAATTCAAATCAAGCCCCTCGCAAACCAAAAGCACCACAAGTGAAACTAAGTGCGGTTGATTTCACAACACTTTCTGCGGGTAGCAAAGTGAAAGTGAAAGTGGCTGAACAAGCGAAAAATGCGACCGTATTAAATGTGGAAAAAGATGGCGCACGCGTAGAACTTGAAAATGGTTTAGTGATGACTGTCACCGCAGATCGTTTATTTGCCTAATAATTTATTTCTTATCGGGAAAGGTTAAATGAAATTACATACAACCAAAAGTCTTATTGCGACAGCAATTTTAGGTGCGTTATTTCTTCATTCGTCTGACACATTTGCTGTACAGCCGAAATTAAAGCAAAGTGATATTACGATTCCTTCGGCAACTGATGCCAATCAGTTAGCAACTAAGCGTGCAACGACACGTTTAACTCAATCACATTATCGTAAATTCCAGCTTGATGACGCCTTTTCCGAAAAGATTTTTGATCGTTATATTAAAAGTTTAGATTACAGCCATAACACCTTTTTAAAATCAGATATTGATGATTTACGTGCTAAATATGGCTCAAAATTAGATGACCAACTTAATGAGGGTGATCTTTCAGCCGCATTTGCTATTTACGATCTGATGATGAAACGTCGTTATGAGCGTTATGCTTATGCTCTATCTCTATTAGATAAAGAACCAGATTTAAAAGGTAATGATCAAATTGAGATCGATCGTGAAAAAGCCGCTTTCCCAGCAACGGAAGAAGAAGCGAATAAGCTTTGGGAAGAACGCGTCAAAAATGATGTAATCAGCCTGAAATTAAAAGATAAAAAATGGCCTGAAATTAAAGAAAAGCTCACTAAACGTTACAATTTAGCGATTCGTCGATTAACTCAAACCAAAGCGGATGATATTGTTCAAATTTATATTAATGCTTTTGCTCGAGAAATCGACCCGCATACAAGCTACCTTGCGCCACGTACTGCAAAAAGCTTTAATGAAAGCATGAACCTTTCTTTAGAAGGGATTGGTGCAACATTACAATCTGAAGATGACGAAACCAGTATTAAATCCTTAGTACCAGGTGCGCCGGCTGAACGCAGTAAGAAATTACAAGCGGGCGATAAAATCATTGGTGTGGGCCAAGAAAAAGGCGAAATCGAAGATATTATCGGCTGGCGTTTAGAAGATATCGTTGACAAAATTAAAGGTAAAAAAGGAACAAAAGTTCGTCTTGAAATTGAACCTGCAAAAGGTGGGAAAAGCCGTATTGTCACTTTAGTTCGCGATAAAGTCCGTATTGAAGACCAAGCAGCAAAACTTACAGTTTCTAAAGTAGATGGTGAAACTGTTGGTGTCATTAAAATTCCAAGTTTCTATATTGGCTTAACTGATGATGTGAAAAAATTATTAGTAGATGCTGAGAAGAAAAAAATTGGCGCTTTAATTGTGGATCTTCGTGAGAATGGCGGCGGTGCATTAACAGAAGCCGTGTCATTAAGCGGTTTATTCATCACTGATGGTCCTGTGGTACAAGTACGAGATGCGTATCAACGTATTCGTGTACACGAAGATGATGACAATGCTCAGCAATATAAAGGACCATTGTTGGTAATGATTAATCGTTTCAGTGCATCTGCCTCTGAAATTTTTGCTGCGGCAATGCAAGATTACAATCGTGGTATCATTATTGGGCAAAATACCTTTGGTAAAGGTACCGTACAACAAAGTCGTTCATTAAACTTTGTTTATGATTTAGACCAAACACCACTTGGTGTGTTGCAATATACTATCCAAAAATTCTATCGAATTAATGGTGGTTCAACCCAATTAAAAGGTGTTGCTGCAGATATTAATTTCCCTGAAATTATTGATGCCAAAGAAATTGGTGAAGAAAAAGAAGATAATGCATTACCTTGGGATAAAATTCCACCGGCGACTTATTCTGAAACCAATAAAGCACGTAAAGATGTTGAAGCATTAAATGAAAAACATCTAGAGCGTATTGCAAAAGATCCTGAATTTATTGCTTTAAATGAAGATCTTAAAATCCGTGATGAACGTCGTGAGCGCAAATTCTTATCATTGAATTTCCAAGAACGCAAAGCGGAAAATGATAAAGATGATGCGAGACGTTTAAAAGATCTCAATGATCGTTTTAAACGTGAAGGCAAAAAAGCATTAAAAGACATTGATGATTTGCCAAAAGACTATGAAGCACCTGATTTCTTCTTAAAAGAAGCGGAAAAAATGGCAGCTGATTTAGTTAAACTTAATGCGAATCAACAAAAAGTGGATGCTGAAATAAAACAAGAAGCGGCAAAAGCAACAAAATAACGATTATTTTGACCGCACTTTAGCAGATGAAAAAACTGAAGTGCGGTTATTTTTTATGAATATTTTTAAAGGTACAGCAATGTTAAAAGGAACAATGAAATTAAGCGCATTAGTCTTATCATTATCAATGATGACGTCAGGTTGTGCATTAGCTGAATGGGCCAAAACAGTTGGACAGACTCAACAAGCCGAAAATAAAGGCGTTGATATGTCTAAATTAAGTCCAGAAGAGCGAGCAAAACTTGAAGCTGAAATCAAAGAAGATCAAGCTCGTCTTGCCACTGAAAAGCAAGCGATGCTAGAGATGTCATTAACGCATGAAATTGGTGAGCAAAATCTACAGTTCAAACCAATTTTGGCTAAATTATATGCCGATAATAAATATGACCTAATGTGGAAAGACAAGGCGGCTGAGAAACAATTCCTACGTGAATATGCAGCCATGGTGGCATCAGGCATTTCTAAACGTTCAGCTCAATCGTTAGTCAATTTACATAACGCTGAAAAAACGGGTGGACTCACCTATGATGTATTATTAAGTGATGCTTTCCTTGATTACTTGTATTACAGCAAGAACGTAAATCAACAAGCACAACGTTGGTTATACGCAACGAATGCTTATAAACCAGAATTACCAAATCAAGAAATTATTGACCAATGGCAAAGTGCGGTTAAAAACAATGCTGTTTCTGGTTTTATAAACGGATTATCTAACCATAATCGTTTATACCGTGAAACCGTACAAGCACTTCCATCGATGATTTCAGCTTCAGGTATTTCTGCAATGGGTAAAAAACTTGCTCTTAATGCACAACGTTTACGCGTTATTCCGGATTTTGAAAATGGAATCTTTGTTAATATTCCAAGCTATCAATTGAAATATTATCGTGATGGTAAAGTTCTTCTAGAATCACGCGTTATCGTGGGGAAAAATGAACGTCGTACACCGGTGATGTACAGCCGTTTGAGTAATGTAGTTGTTAATCCACCTTGGAATGCCCCAACACGTTTAATCAATGAAGATATTTTACCGAAATTAAAACGTGACCCTGGCTATGCGGCGGCACACAACTACTCTATTTTGGATAGTAAAGGTAACACTATCGATCCTTACTCTATTAATTGGAGTAGTATTGGGGATAAATTCCCGTACCGTATCCGTCAAGCAGCTGGCGACAGTGCATTAGGTAACTATAAATTTAATATGCCAAGCTCTGATGCGATTTATCTTCACGATACACCAAATCATAGCTTATTCAGCAAAAAAGACCGTGCATTAAGCTCAGGTTGTGTGCGTGTAGAAAAATCCGATCAACTTGCCTCTATTCTGTTACAAGAAGCTGGTTGGTCAGAAGATAAAAAACGTAACGTTTTAGAAAGTAAGAAAACAACTTCTGCAAACATTCGTACAAATGATCCGGTATTCTTATATTATGTGACTGCATGGGTTGAAAACGGCCAAACACAAGTTTTACCGGATATTTATAAATACGACGATGCCGCGACGTTTAATGGGATCGACTGGGCAGTTGTAAAAAAATATCTTTAAACAATGTTCGCGCTAGAACTTTTTAAAGAAAAAATTGTCTAGGGTGAGAGATGGGTAATAAAAGAGACTAAAAAAATGGGTAACATTGACAAAAATCGTCGTAAATGGCTTTCATTAGGCGGCATCGTTTTGGGCGCCAGCATGATGCCGAGTACGGTGTTAGCGATGGTCTCTACTCCTAAACCTCGCATTCTTAGCTTCTATAATGTCAACACCAATGAACGATTAAGCGGTGAGTTCTCAGCAACAACTGGATTTAATCGTTCATTACTTGGTAAACTTGATTACTTCATGAGAGATCGCCGTACAGACCAAGTACGCCGAATGGATCCAAATCTCTTCATGAAGTTTTATCATTTACAAAGTAATTTAGGTTTACGCACTGCGCAAATTGATGTGATTTGTGGCTATCGTAGTGCAGCGACAAATGCCATGCGTCGTAGACAAAGTCGAGACGTAGCAAGCAACAGCTATCATATTAAAG encodes:
- a CDS encoding paraquat-inducible protein A; translation: MTKTPDFTHATYKLVRCIGCDATVFVCRPQEGEYAQCPRCHHKLQSGSRWSLKRCSLIALSILILMPFALGYPLLSLDLLGTKIDASVWKGIWKMAVEGYSYTAFMIFICAVLMPVSFAILVIMLQISKLLKIKPRNVLLFVGYIKPWVMFDVYLVALAVTMFKVREYATLEVDVYLIAFVFTALLTTLLFIKINLDDLWHDFYPDQKPVTKSDKPLELCTACDYTFLKEDQQYDHRHRAICPRCASLIEIPESVKLQRVWATLVAGIIMLFPANLLPISGVYLTGNLSQDTLMSGVISFISMGSYFVAFVVFFASIFVPVSKILIMLYLLASVHFKWRHSIKWQMRLLHIVHFVGRWSMLDLFVLALMMSLVTRGQIINFTVGPAAFYFGAAVFLTMISTSQFDSRLIWKIYDRKQ
- the proQ gene encoding RNA chaperone ProQ; protein product: MTDSQVEAQAENNAEGVQKLTDTKAIIAYLVEKFPLCFIAEGEAKPLKIGLFQDLAEALKDDERVSKTQLRQALRQYTSNWRYLHGCREGAERVDLYGNPAGVLDAEHVSHAAQQLAEAKAKFAEKRKAELAAKKAQQKRPARKPNSNQAPRKPKAPQVKLSAVDFTTLSAGSKVKVKVAEQAKNATVLNVEKDGARVELENGLVMTVTADRLFA
- the prc gene encoding carboxy terminal-processing peptidase — its product is MKLHTTKSLIATAILGALFLHSSDTFAVQPKLKQSDITIPSATDANQLATKRATTRLTQSHYRKFQLDDAFSEKIFDRYIKSLDYSHNTFLKSDIDDLRAKYGSKLDDQLNEGDLSAAFAIYDLMMKRRYERYAYALSLLDKEPDLKGNDQIEIDREKAAFPATEEEANKLWEERVKNDVISLKLKDKKWPEIKEKLTKRYNLAIRRLTQTKADDIVQIYINAFAREIDPHTSYLAPRTAKSFNESMNLSLEGIGATLQSEDDETSIKSLVPGAPAERSKKLQAGDKIIGVGQEKGEIEDIIGWRLEDIVDKIKGKKGTKVRLEIEPAKGGKSRIVTLVRDKVRIEDQAAKLTVSKVDGETVGVIKIPSFYIGLTDDVKKLLVDAEKKKIGALIVDLRENGGGALTEAVSLSGLFITDGPVVQVRDAYQRIRVHEDDDNAQQYKGPLLVMINRFSASASEIFAAAMQDYNRGIIIGQNTFGKGTVQQSRSLNFVYDLDQTPLGVLQYTIQKFYRINGGSTQLKGVAADINFPEIIDAKEIGEEKEDNALPWDKIPPATYSETNKARKDVEALNEKHLERIAKDPEFIALNEDLKIRDERRERKFLSLNFQERKAENDKDDARRLKDLNDRFKREGKKALKDIDDLPKDYEAPDFFLKEAEKMAADLVKLNANQQKVDAEIKQEAAKATK
- a CDS encoding L,D-transpeptidase family protein, with protein sequence MLKGTMKLSALVLSLSMMTSGCALAEWAKTVGQTQQAENKGVDMSKLSPEERAKLEAEIKEDQARLATEKQAMLEMSLTHEIGEQNLQFKPILAKLYADNKYDLMWKDKAAEKQFLREYAAMVASGISKRSAQSLVNLHNAEKTGGLTYDVLLSDAFLDYLYYSKNVNQQAQRWLYATNAYKPELPNQEIIDQWQSAVKNNAVSGFINGLSNHNRLYRETVQALPSMISASGISAMGKKLALNAQRLRVIPDFENGIFVNIPSYQLKYYRDGKVLLESRVIVGKNERRTPVMYSRLSNVVVNPPWNAPTRLINEDILPKLKRDPGYAAAHNYSILDSKGNTIDPYSINWSSIGDKFPYRIRQAAGDSALGNYKFNMPSSDAIYLHDTPNHSLFSKKDRALSSGCVRVEKSDQLASILLQEAGWSEDKKRNVLESKKTTSANIRTNDPVFLYYVTAWVENGQTQVLPDIYKYDDAATFNGIDWAVVKKYL
- a CDS encoding YcbK family protein, which codes for MGNIDKNRRKWLSLGGIVLGASMMPSTVLAMVSTPKPRILSFYNVNTNERLSGEFSATTGFNRSLLGKLDYFMRDRRTDQVRRMDPNLFMKFYHLQSNLGLRTAQIDVICGYRSAATNAMRRRQSRDVASNSYHIKGQAIDFKIPGVPLARLRQAAENLDSGGVGYYPYSNFIHVDTGPVRTWRGA